AAACATTCATTAGAACAAAGCGCAGAAAATTATGTTCAATATGTACGCAACTATCGAGAAGCAAATTAGAGAGTTAAAAAAATCGGTATGAAGATAACATTTTGGGGAACTCGAGGTTCGATACCTTCTCCCGGATTACATACCGTTCGCTATGGAGGAAATACGCCGTGCATTGAAATCCGTTTGGACGATAATTCCCTTATCATTCTTGATGCAGGAACGGGAATTCGTATGTTAGGAGATAAATTATTAGCCGAAGGAAACCCCATAAACGCGGCACTGTTAATAACGCATCAGCATTGGGACCATATACAGGGATTGCCATTTTTCAAACCCGCATTTATTGGTGGGAATAAGTTTATGGTAATCGGTTCAAGTGTGCGTGGTATTTCATTGAAGCGCGCACTTTCCAATCAAACAAAACGAATGTATTTTCCTGTTCGACTGAAAGAGATGGAAGCAACATTTACTTTTCGTTCTGTCAAAGAAGAACAATTTGAAGTTTTTGGGGCAACGGTAAATACGATTTACGTGAACCATCCGGTATTTGCTCTCGGTTATCGTATTCATCACCGAGGATGTTCCGTAGTATATATCAGTGATAATGAGCCTGTGGATAGTCAAACCATTGCACAGATGAGTTCCAAACGTTCTATTATCCAAAGTTACATCAATCACGGAAACGATTTGAATCAGAAACTTTATGATTTTTGCCGCGGTGCAGATTTGTTAATCCACGATTCGTTTTTTACTCCCGATGAATATGTTCAACACATCGGATGGGGACATTCACATTATCTTTTTACTTTACAAGTTGCGCGGGAAGCAAAAGTAAAACATTGTGTATTTTTTCACCATCATCCTGAACGCAAAGACGAGGAAATTGATGATATGGTTCAGATATGTAAGCGTGAAATAGAGCGAACGAATATTGCGATGGAATGTTCCGCGGCAATAGAAGGTCAAACAATTGTACTTTGAATTGTTTCAATGAACAAGAAACACAGCGGAAGGATTGAAATTTTTCATCAACATCGCTGGCTTCGGTTTAAAAAAGTTATTGCTCAAGAAATAGTGCATAGTGTTATCCACTGTGAACGATATGCGCTTCAAGAAGTGAACGTAATTTTTGTTGACGATGCATTTATGAAAAAACTTCACAAAGAATATTTTGATTTGTCTATCGGAACAGATGTGATAAGTTTTAGGTTTAATAGTGGCAAACAAATAGAAGGTGAAATATATATTTGTCTCGATACAGCGCAGAAACAAGCGAAACAATATTTCCAAACATACACGCAAGAAGTTTCGCGGCTTCTCATTCACGGAACACTTCACCTTCTTGGTTACGACGACACAACAGTGGCGACACACAAAAAAATGACACAAAAAGAAAATTTTTATTTACAAAATATACTCTTGTAAATTCATAACGATGTACGATAAAATTGTTGAAATACTCATTTATCTCCTTTTAGAAATAAAAGAAAAGCAAAGTCTGAACGACCTTGATTTATCCAAACTCGAAGAGAGCGGGTACTCGCCGATAGAAATAAGCGCAGCACTGAGTTGGTTATTTGAAAAAATGCGATTTAATGAAACCAAACTTCCATTGCAAACAACCGCAGATTCTTCCCGTTCATTTCGGATATTTCACGACGTAGAAAAACTTGCTATTGACGCGAAAGCGCGCGGATTTCTTATGCAATTGCGCGAACTCAATCTTGTTACCGAAATTGAACTGGAATACATTATTGAACGTATAATGCTCAGCGGATATTCACACGCAAACATTGAAGATGTGAAAGCAATTGTCTCTTCAGTGTTTTTTGAAATGAAAGACCCTTCATTATACGGCGCAAGTAATAAGATTTTCGATAGCGGAACAATTCATTAACACAAAAAGGCAACTATGGCGAAAGCCGCACAATCTCTTGTCATCGTCGAATCTCCTTCGAAAGCAAAAACCATTTCCAAATATTTAGGCGCAGGTTATACTGTTGAAGCAACTGTTGGACACGTGCGCGATTTACCGAAAAGCAAACTCGGCGTTGATGTCGAAAACAACTACGAATGCGAATACGTTACAATCAAAGGCAAAGGCGAAGTTCTTAAAAAACTTCGTGCGAAAGCAAAAGATGCAACATCGGTTTATCTTGCAACTGACCCAGATCGAGAAGGAGAAGCAATTGCATGGCATATCGTAAAAGAAGTTTTCGGAAATGATGGAAAAGGCAAAACGTTTCGCGTACTTTTTCACGAGATAACGCCGCGTGGAATTGCCGAAGCAATGAAACATCCGCTCAAAATCAATGACAAACTTGTTGATTCGCAACAAGCGCGGAGAGTGATGGATAGAATTCTTGGATACAAAGTTTCGCCGTATTTATGGAAACGCGTGTACTATGGATTATCTGCAGGCAGAGTTCAATCGGTTGCATTGCGCTTGATTTGCGAGCGTGAAGAAGAGATTCAAGCATTTGCGGCAACGGAATATTGGTCAATTGTTGGTGAGTTTTCGCATACATCGTCAGAATCGTTTTTTGCAAAACTTTTTAAAATTCATAAAAAAGAAATTATTGTTCCAGAAAAGGACTATCTGAATGAATTACGGAAAAAAGGAACATTGCATCAGTACACGTGGATAGAAAATGAATCAGCAGCAATAGAGTTAATGAACGATATACGGCAACATCATTTTTCCGTTTCCGATATTCAGAAGAAAATATCGAAGCGTAATCCATCGCCGCCGTTTATTACGAGTACAATGCAACAAGAAGCCGCTTCCAAACTTCGTTTTTCCGCGAAGAAAACAATGATGGTTGCGCAGCAATTATACGAAGGAATTGAATTGGGAGAAGAAGGAACTGTAGGCTTGATTACGTATATGCGAACGGATTCGACACGATTGAGCGAAGATATTGTATCGGAACTTCGCGAGTATATTTTTCGAACGTACGGAAAAGAATATATCCCCGAAGAACCGCTTGCGTATAAAAAAAAGAAATCATCGCAAGATGCTCACGAAGCAATTCGCCCGACAATGCTGAAACATTCTCCGAAAGCAATAAAAAAATTTCTTACCCCGCAACAATATTCGTTATACGAATTGATTTGGAGTCGTTTCGTTGCGTGTCAAATGAGCCCCGCTACATTAGAAACAACTACTGCATTGATAGAAGGCGGTCCTTATTTGTTTAAAGCAACCGCGTCGCAATATGTATTCCGCGGATTTTTACAGGCGTATGATGATGCGGAAGAAGAAATAATAACGGATGAAGACTCTGAACTGGTCAAGAAAAAAATTCCATTGTCATTGCAAGTGTATCAAAATGTTTTTGTCGAACAACTTATTCCGCATCAGCATTTCACAAAGCCGCCTGCTCGCTATTCTGAAAGCACATTGGTAAAAGAATTGGAATCTCTTGGTATTGGAAGACCAAGCACGTATGCGTCAATTGTGAGTACTGTTCAGGAACGCGGATACGTGGAACAGCGAGAACGTCGTTTGTTTCCCACATCATTAGGTATTGATGTGAACAAAATCCTTGTGCATAATTTTCCCGATATTTTTAACGTTCAGTTCACTGCGACGATGGAAGAAGAATTGGAAACCATTGCTACAGGAAAACAGAAATACAAAAAAGTACTGGACGATTTTTATGTTCCTTTTGTACGATCTTTGGAACAAGCGGAACAACGCGAGCATGCTCTTCCGCACGAACATCAAACAGAAGCCGCTGGACAATTGTGCGAAAAATGCGGAAAGCCAATGATTGAACGTTGGGGACGTAACGGAAAATTTCTTGCTTGTTCGGGATATCCGGAATGTAAAAGTACAAAGCCATTGAAAAGGGAAGTGGAAGAAATTGCAAAACCTACGGGCGTAGTGTGTGAAAAATGCGGAAGTGAAATGGTGTTTAAACTGAGCAAGTTTGGAAAATTTCTCGGATGTTCAAATTATCCCGAATGTAAAAATATTAAACCGATTACGTTGGGAATAAAATGTCCAACATGTAGCGAAGGCGATGTTCTTGAACGAAAATCGAAACGAGGGAAAGCGTTTTACGGATGTTCCCGGTATCCCGATTGTGATTTTGTGAGTTGGGATAAACCGGTAAATATGCCGTGCGATGTGTGCAACAATAAATTTATTGTAAAAAAATATTCTCAAAAGCGCGGAGAATATTTCCAATGTCCTAATTGCAAAGCGGAAATATCGAAAGAAGTTCAGGAAATAGCAGTAAACTGATTTTCACCGATGGAACAGTATGTAGAAAATTTTTTGCAATATCTTCGTTCGCGATGTTTTTCGCCGCATACAGTTGAAGCGTATGAAACGGATATCCGTCAGTTTGTATCGTTCTTAAAAAAATATTTTGAACAAGAATTCGTTGCATTAGAACAAATTGACGTAGCGACAATTCGTCATTTTCTTGGTTATTTATTCGAACAGAATTTTCAAAAAAAAAGTATCAATCGGAAACTTTCTTCTGTGCGGTCGTTGTTTCACTATTTACTCAAAGAAAAAATTTACACGCAAAATCCTGCGTTGCGAATTTCAAACGCAAAAAAAGAAAAACGGTTGCCATCGTTTCTTTCTGAGGATGAAGCGGAGAAGTTAATGGATGTGCCGGATACTTCGTCAGTCGCTGGTTCACGCGATTCAGCAATTCTTGAATTGTTGTACAGCACAGGAATACGTCGTGCTGAATTGATTGGATTAAATTTGAGCGATGTGGATTATATTGGGAATTGTGTTCGCGTTATGGGGAAAAGAAATAAACAGCGCATTGTTCCGTGTGGAAACATCGCATTGAAAAAATTGAAACATTATTGTTCAATTCGGCAAGAATTATTTACCGAACAAACAACGGATGATGATAGAGATGCAATATTTCTCTCGAAAAACGGAAAGCGGTTTTTACCTTGGACATTGACGCTATTAGTGAAAGCATATATCAAACAAGTTTCTGATGTTTCAAAAAAAAGCCCGCATACGTTGCGTCATACTTTTGCAACGCATTTGCTTAATCGCGGCGCGGATTTGCGTTCCGTCAAGGAAATGCTTGGTCACGAACAACTTTCGACGACACAAATTTATACGCATCTTACGCCGGAACGATTGAAAAAAATGTATGAACAAGCGCATCCGAGAGCATAAAAAATTTTATTCACTAACAAGAAAGATATAACTAAAGAACTTATGGATATTCATATAACATCAAGAAAAATAAAAATTGGTTCGCTCTTGAAAGAGCATGCACATTCGGAAATAGAAAAATTTGAACATTTGTTTGAACACATTCAACGTTGTGATGTTATTTTTAGTAAAGATGGTCAAGCCCCAAATACCAATGTGGCAGAGATTGTTCTCCACGCGAATGGACATTTTCTCACATCGAAAGAGCAAACGGAAGATTTTCGAAAATCACTTGATATAGCAGCCGAAAAAGTATTTCATCAATTAAGTACGTATAAATCGAAACTAACATCGCGCAAGAAATCCAAAGTTGCGCGTACGCGTAAAGCACTTTCGTAAAATCATTACCGTCTTGGACAATTTTAAGCAAAACGAAACGCCCAAAAAAAGTATCACCGTCGAATATTTGTACGAAACCATCAAACATCGCGTTCATTTGGAGCAACTGAATGGCACGACAGGTTTCTCTGCTGTAATTACAGATAAAAATATTCATCGTCCGGGACTTGCGCTTGCGGGATATGTTGATTTATTTACGTATGATCGCGTTCAGGTTGTTGGAAATACGGAAGTTCGGTACTTACAATCGTTGCCCAACGAGAGAGCAAAAGATTCATTTGAAGGAATCATTCAATTTCCGATTCCTTGTATTATCGTTACGAACAATAATGAATTGTGCAGCGAACTTATTCAAAGTGCAACGGAAAAAAATATCGCACTGTTTCGCACACCGTTTGAAACGACGAAACTTATTTATTTTGTAAGCGATTTTCTTGATGACCAGTTTGCACCGCAATCTACTATTCACGGTTCGTTGGTAGATGTGTACGGTGTCGGACTTTTGTTAACAGGAAAATCTGGAATTGGGAAAAGTGAAATTGCATTGGATTTGGTGGAACGCGGTCATCGTCTTGTTGCGGATGATGTCGTTACGATAACGCGCAAAGGAGAAAGCATTCTGATGGGTGCGGGAACAAATCTTGTAAAACATTTTATGGAAATACGCGGTCTCGGTTTGATTGACGTTCGAAGTATGTTCGGCATTCGCGCAATACGTTTTCAAAAGCGTGTGGAAATTATTGTTGAACTTGAAGAACGCAATTCTGAAAATGATTACACAAGAACGGGTTTAAGTTCTGCCGTGAGGGAACTTTTGGGCGTTGAAGTGCAAACTGTTAAACTTCCAATTTTTCCGGGTAAAAATGTAACCGTTATTTGCGAAGTGATAGCACTGAACTATCTACTAAAACACTATGGCTATGATGCTGCAAAAGAATTTTCAAAACGACTTGAACACGTTATCAGTGAAAAATCGCAACATCGCAAAACGGAAGAAATGAGAGTTGTTGACTATTTTGAACACGATTTTGAATAAATTCTTTAAAAATGAAATTTTGTTCATTTTCAAAATTTATTAAAATAACACTTGACACGAATGTGTTTTTTCTTTAAATTTTCGCCGCAAAAAAGTATACTACGATGAAACACTTATACACAAAACTACTCCGGATGTGCGAGCTACTCAGAAAACGGATTTTCGTCTATTCGGATGAAACATCGAACTTTCGCGAAGTGAACAAAGCCTATGTAAAACTTTTTGGAATTGTTCTTTCCTCGCTATTGCTTGGAGCGATGGGAACGATGGTAATTGTGCTTGTATTCTCTTCTGTGTCGTTGGATTCAGTTCTTGTGCAAAACGAAAATACTATACTGAAAAACCAACTTCAACGGATGGAAATCGAAGTTGAAAAAATGAAAACCGAACTTGGACATATTTCATTGCAAGGAAACAAACTTCGAATGTTAGTGGATTTACCCGTTGTTGATAAATCAATAGCAAAAGCAGGAACAGGAGGAACGGAAGATGTATTCTCTAATGTAACTTCAGAAACGAGCAATACATTCAGTTCGGCAATATCAAAACTTACCTCACTTCAAAGAGAAATACGTATACAACAACAAAGTTTTAAGCAAATAAAAGAGAAAGCAGAATTCAATAAAAAATTTTTCGACTGTTTACCATCGTTGAAACCGATGGAAGGTTATTATTCGCCTACTGGATTTGGAAACAGAATGCATCCGGTTCTTGGGTTATATAAAACGCACGTTGGACTTGATATCATCGGAAATGTTGGAACACCGATTTATGCCGCAGGAGATGGCGTTATCGAATTTTCCGGGCGAAATACGGGCGGATATGGTTTGATGATAGAAATAAATCATGGTTTCGGATATAAAACGTTATACGCACATTGTTCAAAAGTATTCGTAAAAGAAGGAGCGAGAGTGAAGCGAGGCGATATTATTGCAAAGAGTGGAAAATCCGGTTTAGTTTCAGGTCCGCACCTTCATTATGAAGTAAGTTACAACGGAGTAAAACAAAATCCCGTGGATTTCTTTTTTGATGATATTCATCTATCAACATTTAAAAATCGCCGCATTGCACAAAAATAACAAAGAGAAAATAAAATTATAACTCCGTATGATATGGACTATGGAACTTGCAGCGTATCTTGACGATGCGCCGTGGCCAGCAACAAAAGATGAACTCATCGAATACTCTGAACGAATTGGCGCACCGAGAGAAGTAGTTGAGAATTTGCAAGAACTCGAAGATAGTGAAGAAGTCTATGAAGGCATTGAGGACGTTTGGCACGATATTCCTTCGCAAGAGGATTTCTTTTTTGAAGATGACGAAGATAACGAGTATTAATTGTTTAACATAGAAATCTGTTTCTGATAATTTCAATAGCCCGGCTTTTGTTTGCTGGGCTTTTTCATTTTCTTTTTCCTGTGAAAAATTTTTCCCTCCGAATATTCTCACTGGTGTTTATCTGTATGACTATTTCTGGCTCTGATGATAAACGCACTTCGAATTTACAAGTTCAACGCTTGGAAATTGAAGGAAACGAATCGTTCAGTACGGAAGAAATTCTCAATCTTTTTTCTACACGGGAAACTCCTTGGTGGGGCACGCAAATAGCGTTTTCTCTCTTCGGTGATAAAATCGGAAGTCCTCCATCATATTTTGAAAGCGTAGCATTTGATGCGGATGTTGAGCGGTTGAAAAATTATTATCGCGAAAACGGATTTCCGGATATTGAAATTTTACACGATTTGAAAAAAAACATTACAAAACAAACGATAACAATATCTTTGAAGATCAATGAACATTCTCCTCTTCGTGTTGATTCGGTTGTGTTCCTTGGCGTCGAAGATATTGATTCGACGTTGCGAAATGAAATACTTTCTCATTCCATTCTCAAGAAAAATGCACGCTTTGTCAATAGTGATGTGAATCGAGAAGTGAACCGCATACTCACACTGTTTCAAGACAACGGGTATCCACACGCAGAATTTGTGAAAGATAGTTCTTCCCTTTCTCGGTACGTATCAACGAACAGCATTGTCGCTCGGTTGTACTTTATTCATAAAAAAAAATTTACATTTGGTTCATTGACATTTGACATCACGCAACATTCGAACGATACAGTCAGCAGAGAAGTTTTCATAAAACAAATCGGAATCGCAAAGGGTGAATTATTCAGTAACGAAAAGAGAGCGCGCGGAGAACGGAATTTGAACCGTTTAGGAATTTTTGAAGCCGCTCGCATTGATGCACAGTTTCCTCAAGATGGAAACAAAGCGTTTGAAATTCCTTTGACCGTTGTCGGAAAACTTAGACCTAAGCACGATATTGCGCCGGAACTATCGCTTTCAGACGAGAACAATGCGTTCAATATTGGACTTGGCGGAGGATATACGGATAGAAATTTTTACGGAGAAGCAAGAAATTTTCGTTCGCGTTTGATATTTCGGTTTCAATCGTTGCAAACGTGGAATTTTCAAAAACTTGCTCTTCGAGAGCGTTCTGTTGTTGGAAGTATTGATTTAACTTTTTCCGTGTCGCAACCGTACGTATTTATGCAATCCCTTACCGGGAATACCAGCGTTACGTTTCGTGTTGAAAAACAACGCGAGTACATACAGAATATTATCCGCAGCAATCTTGGTTTTACAAATCAATTTGCTGCATTCACCCAAGGTTTTTTCGAATGGTCGCTCGAGCGTTCGCAAGTAGAATTTCTTTCCGATTCATCGAAGAGAGCAAGCCAGAACATTTTGGAACAAGAAGATACAAAACCGCAATTCAATTCTATTTTGAGCGGAACGTTGCAACGCGATAAAACGAATGATATTTTTTCTCCCACGAAAGGATTTTTTCACTCGATTACGATGGAAGAATCGGGAGTGCTTCCGCTCCTTGTACGAAATCTACAACCCGATTTACCATTCACCCAATATTACAAAATTACTATGCTGGGAAGATGGTATTTTGAAACCGGAAAAAATAAATTTTCGACTCTTGCATTCAAGTTAAAAACCGGTTACCAAAATAAATACGGAGAAAGTTATAGCAACAGCGAGCGATTGATACCATTGAACAGAAGGTTTTTTTCCGGCGGAAGCGGAAGTGTTCGGGGATGGCGCTCTCGGGAATTGGGCGCAATGAATAAGGATTTGCTTCCTTTAGGAGGAAATGTTTTATTTGAAACGAACATTGAAGAACGAATCAATGTATTCAAAGGATTTGGAAAATTTTGGTTCGTTGATGTCAGCCATATTTGGACTGTGTTTTTTTTAGATGCAGGAACTGTTTGGCGTAAAGAACGCGACATACAACTTTCCGATATTGCAGTTGCAACGGGATTTGGAATTCGTTATGATACGTTTTTTGGTCCGTTCCGATTTGATATCGGATACAAAGCATACGACCCGAATGAACATAAAGGAAAACAAACGATTTTTCAAAAGAAATTTTTCGGCGAAACGTTTAAGCATGCGGTCTACCATTTTGGTATTGGGCATGCGTTTTGATGTTTGAAAGAGAAGCGTACAAATGTCTTGGAAAAATATTATTGGACAGCAACGAGTAAAAGAAATATTACAACGTGCATACGAAAGCAATCATCTTGCGCACGCATATCTTTTTTATGGACCGGAAGGATGCGGCAAAGAAGCAACAGCTATGGAATTTGCAAAGGTTCTCAATTGCGAACGAAACAATGGTGAAGCGTGTGATACATGCGAAACGTGCAAACAGATTCAGCGTTTGCAGCACCCCAATATCAAAATAGTATTTGCACTTCCTGGTTCAAGTTCCAAAGAAGAAAACAGTTCGGAAAAAACAACGCGGGGAAATCCCGAATCGTATTCTCATCTTTCCGAAGAAATCATCGAAGAGATTCACGAACAGATAGAGCGAAAAGCGGAGAATCCATATTTTCACATTCAAATTCCCAAAGCAAAAGAAATATTGATAAAAAGTGTCCGCGAAATCATTCGTGAACTTTCACTCACACAGTTTTCTAGAGGGACGAGAGTGATTATTGTATTTGATGCGCATCTCATTAATGAAGAAGCGGCTAATGCATTCTTAAAAACATTGGAAGAACCGCCGCGCTCGACTGTAATTATTTTAACAACGCTGAGAAAAGATAAAATACTTCAGACAATTGTTTCCCGATGTCAACAGATTCCGTTTGAATTGTTAAAAGGGAGCGAAATTGCATCGGCAATTATCGAACGAAAGCCAGTTTCTCCTTCACACGCAAATCTTATAGCGCAACTTGCAAACGGAAGTTACGCGCGCGCACTCGAATTGCTCGAAGAAAAACTGATGGAACGGCGCACGCATCTTCTGAATTTTCTTCGCATCATCGCTTCAAAAAGCGATGACGAAATAGTTGAAGTTGCGGAAAATATTTCAAAAGATTTTTCCCGAGAAGAACTTGTTCAATATCTTTTCCTGATGTTAGTTTGGTTTCGAGATGTGATGATGATGCAATGCAATGGCACAATTATTAACATTGACCAAAAGGAAACATTGATGCGATTGATGCAACGATACCCAAACATCAATTCAGCATACGCTGCGAAACGCATCGAGCAAACTCTTTCGGAAATTGATAAAAATGTCTATGCGCGTTTACTGATTACTTCACTTGCGTTGGATTTACGAACGCTTTTTTTGGATTCTGCTGTAATTGTACAATGAACAACACAAAGAAAATTTTAGTTACTGCTGCACTTCCGTATGCAAACGGAAAAATTCATCTCGGTCATTTGGCTGGAGCGTATTTACCTGCTGATATTTATGTTCGGTATCAACGCGCGATGAAACGTGATGTTGTGTTTATTTGCGGCTCGGATGAACACGGCGTTCCGATTACGATTACAGCGGAAAAGGAAAACACCACGCCCAAAAACGTTGTTGACAAAGTTCACGAACTCAATAAATCTGCGTTTGAGAAGTGCGGAATGTCGTTTGATAATTATTCACGCACATCGCTCCCGCTTCATCACGAAACTGCAAAAGAATTCTTTCAGAAATTTTATCATCAAAAAATTCTTGTTGAAAAAAAAGAGCAACAATTTTTTGATGAGAAGAAACAAAAATTTCTTCCCGATAGATATGTGGAAGGAATTTGTCCCGTCTGCACAAATCCTGAAGCGCGCGGCGACCAATGCGAAAAGTGCGGCTCGTATTACAATGCATCAGAATTAAAAAATCCGAAAAGTAAATTGAGCGGCGAAACTCCGACACTCCGCAATACAACGCATTTTTATTTTCCGTTGGGAAATTATCAGAAACGTTTGGAAGAATATTTGAAAGCGAGTTCGGAAAAAGAACAATGGAAAGACAATGTGTTGAATGCGTGTAAAGGTTGGTTCCATGATGGTTTACGTGATAGAGCAGTTACGCGCGATTTGGATTGGGGCGTTTATGTTCCGCTCGATGGTTACGAAAATAAAGTTCTATACGTGTGGTTTGAAGCCGTGCTTGGTTATATCTCTTCGACAAAAGAATGGAGCAAAAATATTGGCAACGAAAATTCGTGGAAAGAATATTGGCAAAACGAAAACACGAAATACGTTGCATTCATTGGAAAAGATAATATCGTGTTTCACTGCATAGTTTTTCCCGCGATGATTATGGCATGGAATGATATCAGCGATGTGAAATATGTTTTGCCCGCGAATGTTCCCGCGAATGAGTTTTTGAATTTTGAAGGACAAAAATTTTCCAAAAGTAAACATTGGGGAATTGATGTTGATGATTTTCTCTCGGAGTTTCCAGCGGATATCCTTCGGTATGCGCTTTCAGGAATTTTGCCGGAGAATGCAGATTCGGATTTTTACTGGAAAGATTTTCAAGCGCGAGTGAATGGTGAACTTGCGGATATTCTCGGGAATTTTATTCATCGCACGCTGACGTTTCTCCATAAAAATTTTGATGGAAAAATTCCCCAATGCAGTGAACTTACTGAACTTGATTTGCAGTTGATTTCATTACTCGAAACCACTCCCGATGTTGCGGGAAAATATTTTGATGCGTACAAATTTCGTGATGGAATAATTGAAGTAATGAATCTCGCACGATTTGCGAATAAATATTTTAACGATAGCGCGCCATGGAGTTCGTTGAAAAATAATCCGAAACAATGCGCGACTGCCTTAAATCTTTGCGTTCAAACAATTCGCTCGCTCGCAATTTTGTTTGAACCAATAATTCCGTTCACGGTGCAAAAAATTTTCAAGATGTTGAACATAAAAAATTCTATGCGCGAAACTTCTTGGGAAAGTGCGAAAGAATTGCGATTAAATGAAGGACATCCGCTTCAACAACCGGAAATATTGTTCTCAAAAATTGAAGACGAAACGATAGAAAAAATTTTAAATCGAATGGAACAACAAACCAATACTTCAACAAGCCATCAAGCAAACAGGCGAGTGAGCGAACCAGCAAAAATCTCCATTGAAGACTTCAGGAAAATTGAATTGCGTGTTGCAAAAATTCTCTCGTGCGAACAAGTGCCGAAATCCAAAAAATTACTGAAAATTAAAGTAACTCTCGGAACCGAAGAACGACAAATACTTGCTGGTGTTGCGGAGCATTACAAACCTGAAGAGTTAATCGGAAAAACGATTATCGTTGTTGCAAATCTCGAAGCGGCAAAACTGATGGGAGAAGAATCGCAAGGAATGATGCTTGCGGCTTCGGATAACAACAGTAATCTGTGTTTTGTTACAACTGCAAAAGAAATGCACGCAGGAAGTTTAGTGAAATAAAAAAAACTTGTTATTTAGAACGAAGTGAGGAATCTTCTTTAACAAACACGATACTTTATTAGAAACAGTAATTTGATGATTATTTTATTTTTCTTTCTCTCTGTATTTCCTCAGCAAGAATTTTCTTCCTTCGATGAAGT
The window above is part of the Ignavibacteria bacterium genome. Proteins encoded here:
- the ybeY gene encoding rRNA maturation RNase YbeY, which codes for MNKKHSGRIEIFHQHRWLRFKKVIAQEIVHSVIHCERYALQEVNVIFVDDAFMKKLHKEYFDLSIGTDVISFRFNSGKQIEGEIYICLDTAQKQAKQYFQTYTQEVSRLLIHGTLHLLGYDDTTVATHKKMTQKENFYLQNILL
- the raiA gene encoding ribosome-associated translation inhibitor RaiA, which codes for MDIHITSRKIKIGSLLKEHAHSEIEKFEHLFEHIQRCDVIFSKDGQAPNTNVAEIVLHANGHFLTSKEQTEDFRKSLDIAAEKVFHQLSTYKSKLTSRKKSKVARTRKALS
- a CDS encoding tyrosine recombinase XerC, yielding MEQYVENFLQYLRSRCFSPHTVEAYETDIRQFVSFLKKYFEQEFVALEQIDVATIRHFLGYLFEQNFQKKSINRKLSSVRSLFHYLLKEKIYTQNPALRISNAKKEKRLPSFLSEDEAEKLMDVPDTSSVAGSRDSAILELLYSTGIRRAELIGLNLSDVDYIGNCVRVMGKRNKQRIVPCGNIALKKLKHYCSIRQELFTEQTTDDDRDAIFLSKNGKRFLPWTLTLLVKAYIKQVSDVSKKSPHTLRHTFATHLLNRGADLRSVKEMLGHEQLSTTQIYTHLTPERLKKMYEQAHPRA
- the topA gene encoding type I DNA topoisomerase, translated to MAKAAQSLVIVESPSKAKTISKYLGAGYTVEATVGHVRDLPKSKLGVDVENNYECEYVTIKGKGEVLKKLRAKAKDATSVYLATDPDREGEAIAWHIVKEVFGNDGKGKTFRVLFHEITPRGIAEAMKHPLKINDKLVDSQQARRVMDRILGYKVSPYLWKRVYYGLSAGRVQSVALRLICEREEEIQAFAATEYWSIVGEFSHTSSESFFAKLFKIHKKEIIVPEKDYLNELRKKGTLHQYTWIENESAAIELMNDIRQHHFSVSDIQKKISKRNPSPPFITSTMQQEAASKLRFSAKKTMMVAQQLYEGIELGEEGTVGLITYMRTDSTRLSEDIVSELREYIFRTYGKEYIPEEPLAYKKKKSSQDAHEAIRPTMLKHSPKAIKKFLTPQQYSLYELIWSRFVACQMSPATLETTTALIEGGPYLFKATASQYVFRGFLQAYDDAEEEIITDEDSELVKKKIPLSLQVYQNVFVEQLIPHQHFTKPPARYSESTLVKELESLGIGRPSTYASIVSTVQERGYVEQRERRLFPTSLGIDVNKILVHNFPDIFNVQFTATMEEELETIATGKQKYKKVLDDFYVPFVRSLEQAEQREHALPHEHQTEAAGQLCEKCGKPMIERWGRNGKFLACSGYPECKSTKPLKREVEEIAKPTGVVCEKCGSEMVFKLSKFGKFLGCSNYPECKNIKPITLGIKCPTCSEGDVLERKSKRGKAFYGCSRYPDCDFVSWDKPVNMPCDVCNNKFIVKKYSQKRGEYFQCPNCKAEISKEVQEIAVN
- a CDS encoding MBL fold metallo-hydrolase — protein: MKITFWGTRGSIPSPGLHTVRYGGNTPCIEIRLDDNSLIILDAGTGIRMLGDKLLAEGNPINAALLITHQHWDHIQGLPFFKPAFIGGNKFMVIGSSVRGISLKRALSNQTKRMYFPVRLKEMEATFTFRSVKEEQFEVFGATVNTIYVNHPVFALGYRIHHRGCSVVYISDNEPVDSQTIAQMSSKRSIIQSYINHGNDLNQKLYDFCRGADLLIHDSFFTPDEYVQHIGWGHSHYLFTLQVAREAKVKHCVFFHHHPERKDEEIDDMVQICKREIERTNIAMECSAAIEGQTIVL
- a CDS encoding DUF494 domain-containing protein; translated protein: MYDKIVEILIYLLLEIKEKQSLNDLDLSKLEESGYSPIEISAALSWLFEKMRFNETKLPLQTTADSSRSFRIFHDVEKLAIDAKARGFLMQLRELNLVTEIELEYIIERIMLSGYSHANIEDVKAIVSSVFFEMKDPSLYGASNKIFDSGTIH
- a CDS encoding HPr kinase/phosphorylase, with product MDNFKQNETPKKSITVEYLYETIKHRVHLEQLNGTTGFSAVITDKNIHRPGLALAGYVDLFTYDRVQVVGNTEVRYLQSLPNERAKDSFEGIIQFPIPCIIVTNNNELCSELIQSATEKNIALFRTPFETTKLIYFVSDFLDDQFAPQSTIHGSLVDVYGVGLLLTGKSGIGKSEIALDLVERGHRLVADDVVTITRKGESILMGAGTNLVKHFMEIRGLGLIDVRSMFGIRAIRFQKRVEIIVELEERNSENDYTRTGLSSAVRELLGVEVQTVKLPIFPGKNVTVICEVIALNYLLKHYGYDAAKEFSKRLEHVISEKSQHRKTEEMRVVDYFEHDFE